A genomic window from Prunus persica cultivar Lovell chromosome G2, Prunus_persica_NCBIv2, whole genome shotgun sequence includes:
- the LOC18784790 gene encoding polygalacturonase — protein MNSQSHFLSILLIAFLASFSFSFSSNVPEDPLVLDHHHHQINSSGVHDEYRKPSPTISRTSRLAILSWATAAYHSASAKNIVVNVDSFGAKGNGGDDSQAFRKAWKKACSSQRGVDLVVPKNGNYHLKPINFSGPCKSPITLKIYGTIKASPNRSDYKNDRRHWIVFENVTNFRVEGGGTIDGNGRIWWQNSCKVNESLPCTIAPNAMTFFGCINLQVDNIRFQNPQKMHLSFHECVNVKASNLIVTAPEDSPNTDGIHVTGTQNIQIKNCLIRTGDDCISIVSGSRNVRATDIICGPGHGISIGSLGAGNSEAEVSDVMVSRAKMMGTTNGLRIKTWQGGSGYASNIVFKNIMMYNVSNPIIINQYYCDQDEPCQEQKSAVKINNVVYDNVKGTSASKVAVKFDCSKRFGCQGILLRNVNIKPLGEGTAEASCENVSVIHRGRVSPKCSSTI, from the exons ATGAATTCACAAAGCCATTTTCTCTCGATACTTCTGATAGCTTTCTTagcctctttttccttctcttttagCAGTAACGTCCCGGAGGACCCACTTGTACttgatcatcatcaccatcaaatTAATTCTAGTGGTGTTCATGATGAATATAGAAAACCCTCCCCTACAATATCAAGGACAAGCAGGCTAGCTATTCTCAGCTGGGCAACTGCTGCTTATCATTCGGCTTCAGCAAAGAACATTGTTGTTAATGTGGATAGTTTTGGAGCTAAAGGAAATGGAGGGGATGATAGCCAG GCGTTTAGAAAAGCTTGGAAGAAGGCTTGTTCTTCTCAAAGGGGCGTTGATCTCGTGGTTCCTAAGAACGGAAACTATCACCTGAAACCAATCAATTTCTCTGGTCCTTGCAAATCTCCTATCACCCTCAAG ATCTATGGAACAATCAAAGCCTCTCCCAACCGATCAGATTACAAAAATGATAGACGGCATTGGATTGTGTTTGAAAATGTGACAAACTTTAGAGTCGAAGGTGGTGGCACCATCGATGGAAATGGAAGGATATGGTGGCAAAACTCTTGCAAGGTTAACGAATCCCTT CCTTGCACGATCGCACCAAAT GCCATGACTTTCTTCGGGTGCATCAACTTGCAAGTTGACAATATAAGGTTCCAAAATCCCCAAAAAATGCATCTTTCGTTTCACGAATGTGTGAATGTGAAGGCTTCGAATCTCATAGTAACTGCACCAGAGGATAGCCCCAACACAGATGGAATCCATGTCACAGGAACACAAAATATTCAGATAAAGAACTGTCTTATTAGGACAG GGGATGATTGTATTTCAATAGTAAGTGGGTCACGAAATGTTCGAGCTACGGATATAATCTGCGGACCAGGCCATGGAATCAG CATTGGAAGCTTAGGTGCTGGGAATTCAGAAGCAGAGGTTTCAGATGTGATGGTTTCTAGAGCGAAAATGATGGGCACCACCAATGGATTAAGAATAAAGACTTGGCAG GGCGGTTCTGGATATGCCAGCAACATCGTATtcaaaaatattatgatgtacAACGTGAGCAATCCAATAATCATAAACCAATATTACTGTGATCAGGACGAGCCATGCCAAGAACAG AAATCAGCTGTGAAAATAAACAATGTGGTGTATGACAATGTAAAAGGCACGAGTGCTTCAAAAGTGGCAGTGAAATTCGACTGCAGCAAGCGCTTTGGATGCCAAGGAATCTTGTTACGGAACGTTAACATAAAACCTCTTGGCGAAGGAACGGCCGAAGCTTCCTGTGAGAATGTTAGCGTAATCCATAGGGGGAGGGTTTCTCCAAAGTGCTCTTCAACAATTTAA